The window TGGGACGTTTTCTTGCTCAGGAATTTAAACGTAACTGGCTGACTAAATTAATGGGCATGGTTGCAATGCCAGTATTAAAAGCTTTTAAAAGCCGCATGGATCCGCGTAATTATAATGGCGCGAGTTTTTTAGGTTTACGTGGTATTGTGGTGAAAAGCCATGGTGGGGCAGACAGTATTGCATTTTTAAATGCCATTCATACTGCCGTTGAAGAATCTCGCAGTGGTGTTCTAAAGCGCATTACTGAACAATTAGAAATTGAGCATATACAATCACAACAGATTGCTTTTGCTAACACAAATAGCTCGGACAACGAATGACGAATTCCAGAATTGCAGGCACAGGGAGCTATCTCCCTAAAAAAATACTCACCAATGCTGACTTGGAAAGCATGGTTGATACCACGGATGAGTGGATTTTTTCACGTACAGGTATTCGTGAGCGCCATATTGTTGCTGATGATGAATTCACTAGCGATTTAGCCTTGCATGCTTCACGTAATGCCATTGAGGCTGCAGGTATTCAAGCTGGCGATATCGATTTGATTATCGTCGCTACCACAACCCCAGATAAGATTTTCCCGAGCACTGCCGTAATTTTGCAAAATAAACTGGGTATTGCCGGCTGTCCTGCATTTGATATTCAAGCTGTTTGCAGTGGTTTTGTTTACGCAATCGCTACAGCCGATAATTTTATAAAGTCTGGCGCAGCTAAATGCGCTTTAGTCATCGGTGCTGAAGCATTCTCACGAATTGTTGATTGGACTAATCGCGGCAATTGTATTTTGTGGGGCGATGGTGCAGGTGCTGTCATTCTACAAGCAAGCGAAGAGCAGGGTATCATTTCTACGCATTTGCACGCTGATGGAAATTATGAAAAAATGTTGCACGTACCACGTAGCGAAGATCCCAATGGCCGCGATACCGTTGTGATGGAAGGCAATGGCGTGTTTAAAGTGGCAGTGAATACTTTAGATGCGATTGTGGATGAAACGCTAGAAGCCAACGGCATGCAAAAATCCGATATCGATTGGTTAGTGCCGCATCAAGCAAATATTCGTATTTTGCAAGCTACTGCCAAAAAATTGGATATGAGCATGGATAATGTAGTGGTCACCGTGGATAAGCATGGGAATACATCGGCTGCGTCTATACCATTAGCGCTAGATACGGCTGTTCGTGATGGTCGCATTAAACGTGGTGAAACCATTTTAATGGAAGCATTTGGTGGCGGTTTTACTTGGGGTTCTGCCTTAATTAAGTATTAATCACGCTATAGACATTGTCAGTGCAGATTACCGGCACATAAAACTATTAGCAATCACATAATTAACAGTAAAAATCTATGAATAAATTTGCATTTCTTTTCCCTGGTCAAGGCTCTCAATCAGTTGGCATGATGAACGGTTTTGGCGAGTCAGCCATTATCCGCGATACTTTTACCGAAGCCTCTGATGTTTTAGGCCTTGATTTCTGGTCTATGGCTACTGAGCCTAATGAGGCTATTAACGAAACGACTAACACTCAACCTATTATGCTGATTGCTGGTATTGCTACTTGGCGCGTTTGGCAAGCATCTATTGACAAGCTTCCAAGCGTTTTAGCTGGTCACAGTCTTGGTGAATATACTGCCTTGGTTGCATCGGGGGCTTTATCATTTGCCGATGCGCTTCCATTAGTTCGCTACCGCGCTAAGGTAATGCAAAGCGCAGTTCCCGCAGGTGTTGGTGCAATGGCTGCAATACTGGGTTTAGATGATGCTGTGGTGCGTGAAGTGTGTGCAGAAGCCGCGCAAAATGAAGTGCTTGAAGCAGTGAATTTCAACTCTCCTGGTCAGGTGGTCATTGCTGGCAATAAAGCGGCTGTAGAGCGTGGTATGGAGCTCGCGAAAGCAAAAGGCGCTAAACGTGCTTTACCATTGCCTGTCAGTGTGCCATCTCATTGTGCGCTGATGAAGCCGGCAGCAGTAAAGCTTGCAGAATACTTGAAAAATGTAACGGTAAATGCGCCACAAATCTCAGTCATACAAAATGCAGATGTTGCGTCTTATCAAGACGCAGAGAAAATAAAAGATGCCTTGGTGCGCCAGTTATATAGTCCTGTGCGCTGGGTCGAAACAGTACAAGCCATTCATGCACAAGGTATTACGCAGGCAGCAGAATGTGGTCCTGGTAAGGTATTAGCCGGTTTGACTAAACGTATCGTGGCTGAGCTGTCATGCGTTGCGCTGACTAATAATGAGACTTTGAATGAGTTTCAAAGCCAACTTTAATATAGTTTGATACCAATAAAAATATAATTTATACAAAGGCTTAATATGTTAACTGGACAAATTGCTTTAATCACAGGTGCAAGTCGTGGTATTGGCGCAGCTATTGCACAAGCACTTGGTGAACAAGGTGCGATTGTTATTGGAACAGCAACTTCAGAAAATGGTGCAGCTTCAATCAGCAGCACTTTTGCCAGTGCAAATATCAAAGGCGAAGGCATGGCATTAAACGTTAATGATGCTGCACAGGTAGCTACTACATTAAAAACTATCAGTGAAAAATATGGTGATGTGAGCATTTTGGTGAATAATGCGGGGATCACTCGTGATACGCTATTGATGCGCATGAAAGATGATGATTGGGATGACGTCCTTAGCACGAATCTAACTTCGGTTTTTCGCATGAGCCAAGCTGTATTGCGTCCAATGATGAAAGCTCGCACAGGTCGTATTATCAGTATTTCATCTGTAGTAGGGCATATGGGCAACGCTGGACAAACGAATTATGCAGCCGCAAAAGCTGGTATGACAGGTTTCACTAAGTCATTAGCCGCAGAAGTCGGCAGCCGTGGCATCACAGTGAATTGTGTAGCACCAGGCTTTATTGATACTGACATGACTGCAGAATTACCAGAAGAAGTAACTGCTAAAATGCTTGCACGCATTCCAGCAGGGCGCTTGGGTAACGTAAAAGAGATTGCCGCCACTGTGGCATTCCTTGCCTCACCAAATGCGGCGTATATCACTGGTGAAACAATCCATGTGAATGGCGGCATGTTAATGGTGTAAAAGTTTTTTTATATTCTGCTTGAGTTTTGGTAGAATATCGTCTTAGCTGTATTAAGCTATTTTTAATTTAAAGGGGTATTTAGATGTCTGACATCGAACAACGTGTTAAAAAAATTGTTACTGAGCAACTTGGTGCAAATGAAGCTGATGTAAAAAACTCATCATCATTTGTAGATGATTTAGGTGCAGATTCGCTCGATACCGTTGAGCTTGTAATGGCACTAGAAGAAGAATTCGACTGTGAAATTCCTGATGAAGAAGCAGAAAAAATCACTACAGTTCAATTAGCGATTGATTACATCAATACGAACTTAAAATAAATTCACATAGGCGTTGAGAGCACTGTTATAAGTGGCTAACGCCTTGCAATTGCTGCAAAACCCAGAAATCATTTCACAATTTTTTGTAAAAGGTTTCTGGGTTAATCATTTCTAAGAGACTTTTCTTATGTCTAATGTTACAAATAAACGTCGCGTCGTTGTTACTGGTCTTGGTGTGGTTTCACCGGTAGGTATTGGTGTTAAAACTGCTTGGGATAACATTATTGCTGGTAAGTCTGGCATTACACAAATCACAAAATTTGATGCTAGCGCATTTTCTTCAACCATTGCTGGTGAAGTGAAAAATTTTAATGCTGAGGATTTTATTTCTGCAAAAGACGCTAGACGTATGGATACCTTCATTCAATTCGGTTTAGCTGCGGGTATTGAGGCGTTTAAAGATTCAGGCCTTGAAGTAACAGAAGAAAATGCTGAGCGCATCGGCGTTTCTATTGGCTCTGGTATTGGTGGTATGCAATTTATTGAAGACACTGATATCCTTTATCAAGAGTCAGGTCCGCGCAAAATCTCACCATTTTTTATTCCTGGCACGATTATTAACATGATCTCAGGTAATTTATCGATCATGTTTGGCTTAAAAGGCCCAAACGTAGCGATTGTGACGGCTTGTACAACAGGTACACACTCGATTGGCGACGCTTCACGCATGATTGAATATGGCGATGCAGATGTGATGATTGCAGGCGGTGCAGAAGCTGCTATTACGCGTTTAAGTGTTGGTGGCTTTGCAGCTTCACGTGCTTTATCTACACGTAATGATGACCCTGCAACGGCTAGCCGCCCTTGGGATAAAGATCGTGACGGTTTTGTGATTGGCGAGGGTGCTGGAGTTTTGGTGCTTGAAGAATATGAGCATGCCAAAGCACGCGGCGCTAGAATCTATGCTGAATTAAGTGGTTATGGTATGAGCGCTGATGCTTATCATATGACTGCACCAAACATGGATGGGCCACGTAGGTCGATGCGTAACGCGATGAATAATGCGGGTATTGATCCTAGCGAAGTCCAATTTATCAATGCGCACGGTACCTCTACACCATTAGGTGACTCTAACGAAACCAATGCGATTAAAGCTGCATTTGGAGACCATGCCAAGAGTTTAGTAGTTAACTCAACAAAATCAATGACAGGCCACTTGCTTGGTGGTGCTGGTGGGTTAGAGTCAGTATTTACTGTGCTTTCAATCTACAACCAAGTGTCACCGCCAACGATCAATATCTTTAATCAAGACCCAGAGTGTGACTTAGACTATTGCGCAAACACAGCACGCGATATGAAAATCACCTATGCGTTAAAGAACAACTTCGGTTTTGGTGGTACGAACGGTAGTCTAGTGTTTAAGAAGGTGTAAAACAGTTTTAACTGTTTCGATTCTTTTTTGAAGCAATAATAAGCCTGCGACCTTTATTTCGCAGGCTTTTTTCATTATAACAACTGCATGGTGAGATAGCTTCTGCTATGTAATTGGCTGTTGCTATGGTTTAATTACGGCTTATGAATCATAAAAATACTTATTTGATTAATGGCGACTTTACTCAAAGAATTTCGCCGTTAGATCGTGGTTTTGCTTATGGCGATGGCGTCTTTCGTACGCTGTTAATGCGTAATGGTCAGCCTGATAGTTGGCCACTACATTATCAAAAGTTGGTGGCAGATTGTGCCGCAATCGGTATTGTTTGCCCAAGTGCAGAGCTGTTAATAAGCGATATGCAACAGTTGTTTTCAGTGACTGAAAATCAACCGGAAGTAGCTAAGATCATCATCACCAGAGGTGAGGGTGCGCGTGGTTATGCGCCACCGGCGATTACCAATCCGACCCGTGTTGTTATTAAATCGGCTATGCCTAAATATGCACCAGATATTTTTGTAAAAGGAGTGGATTTACATCAATGTGAAACACGGTTACCTGAACAGAATAAGCTTGCTGGCATTAAACATCTCAATCGACTTGAGAATGTATTAGCACGTATGGAGTGGAATGATGAAAATTTATTTGATGGTCTAATGTTAGACCAACAAAGCAATGTCATTGAATGCACAATGAGCAATATTTTTGCACGTTTTGATGAGGTATTAATCACTCCAGACTTAAGTTCTTGTGGCGTTGCGGGCATTACAAGGCAGCGTATTATTTGGCTAGCTAGCATGCTCAGTTTAAAGGTCGAGATCAAGCCGTTACCATTTACCAAAATGGCTCTGGCAGATGAAGTCATTATCTGCAATAGTTTATATGGTGCGTTAGCAGTGAGTAAAGTTGGTCATAAAAAATTCCCAGTACAAAATTTAGCTAAAAATTTAAGAGATGCATTGAAGGTATGATTAAACGAATAAAAAGATGGCTGTTTTTAAGCTTATTAGTGACCGCGGCATTGGCTGGCTGGCTGGCTTATTATGCAGTTTCTTCATTAAAGCTACAGCCCAATAGCCAAGAAATTACTATTCAACCAAAAAGTGGTTTAAAAAGTATTGCTAATCAGTTGGTGCAGCAGGGTGTGTTAACGGAGCCCTGGCGATTCATCATCATTGCAAAAGCATTGCACAAAGAATCTTACTTACAAGCGGGTGATTACACCTTAAACAGAAACGTAACACCTTATCAATTATTGCTTTCACTGAATCATGGCAAGGCAACTCAAGGTAGTGTAACGTTTATTGAAGGTCGCACATTTGCACAAATGCGTAATAAGCTTGAAAAAAATGATGCGGTAAAACAAACGATTACCGTTCTTTCTGAATCTGAAATATTAAGAAAAATCGGATCGGAATATACTGTTGCAGAAGGTTTGTTTTTCCCCGATACTTATTATTTTGATCGCAATACGGCTGATACTGTGATGCTGCAACGCAGCTATGATGCAATGAAAAGTAAGCTTGACGATGCTTGGAGCAAGCGCGCAGCAGGGTTGCCATATAAGAATAGTTACCAAGCATTGATTATGGCATCTATTGTCGAAAAAGAGACTGGCAAGGCGAGTGAGCGCCCAATGATTGCAGGGGTATTTATCAACAGAATGCGTATAGGCATGCGGCTTCAAACTGACCCAACTGTTATTTATGGCATGGGCGCGCAATATAACGGTAACATTCGGAAGAAAGACTTAATGACTGACACGCCTTATAATACCTACACACGCAACGGCTTGCCTCCCACGCCAATTGCTATGCCGGGATTAGCTTCCATTGAAGCGGCTTTGCATCCAGCTAGTACTAAAGCCTTGTATTTTGTGGGTAAGGGCGACGGTAGCCATGCATTTTCAAATAGCTTGGAAGAACATAACCGAGCTGTAGTGAAGTATCAATTAAAAAAATAATTATTATGACTAATCAACGCGTTAAACCTAAATTTATCATTCTGGAAGGTATGGATTGCGCTTTGTATTCGCGCGAATCTTATAAGTTATCTTCCTTTAGTTCAAAGTGTAAATTGGTATTCATCAATCTGATTGGATTGGTGTAAATGAATAAAGGCTGCATGATTGTATGTGATGGGGGTAACGGTGCTGGCAAAAGTACGGTTTTAAGAGCCATTGAAGAACATCTCAAAACTAAGCAATATGATTACGTGATGACTAGAGAGCCAGGAGGCACGGTTATTGGCGAAAAGATACGTGAGGTACTTTTGTGCTCAGATACGCCTGAGATGTGCGACGTCACAGAATTGATGTTATTTGCAGCTGCTCGAGCACAGCACGTTAGAGAGAAAATTATTCCTTCAATCAATGCTGGTAAAGTGGTTGTGTCAGACCGTTTTGATTCAGCAACTTACAGCTTTCAACATTATGGCCGAGGGTTGTCATTAGCGCTTATTCAACAATTAAACAACATAGCACTTGATGGCTTTAAAGCCGACGTCACAATAGTCCTTGATATTGATCCGGTAAAAGGACTGGAGCGAGTTATCTCACGTGGGAGTGATTTAGATCGCATGGAAATGGCGAATATAGAGTTTCTACATAAAGCAAGAAATGGATACTTAGAGCAAGCAAAAGCTGATCCTGAGCGTTTTGCAGTCATTGATGCTTCACAGAGTTTAGATGTTGTTATTTCTGATGCAGTGAAGGTTGTTGAGCGTGTTATTGCGCGAAAGTTAGGTTGAAAAATACCTATAGAATCTGCAATTTAATTTACAGTCAGCTAGTCTAAGTGTTCGTTTAGACATTCAATTTTCCTCACTATGCTAACCTTCAACTTGCCAATACAGTTGGTAGGTGACACTAAACATAAGCACCTCCCTAGCAGTGAGTTAATAAGAACTTTATATGGTATTTAACATCAAACCTTTATGTGCTGGAGGGTTTGAATGAATGTTCATATGCACATATCTTTAACCAGTGATCACAATGCGTGAGTACTTGAAGGAGAGAGAATCATGAAAACGTCAACAATTAATAAAGTTTGTGTAGGTGAGGCTTTAGTCGGAAGTGGTAATGAGGTAGCCCACGTCGACCTTATCATTGGACCCCGTGGAAGTGGCGCTGAAACGGCTTTCTGTATTGCCTTAACTAATCAAAAACGTGGTGATAACTCACTACTATCAGTCGTAGCTCCCAACCTCATGACTAAGCCGCCGACTGTGATGTTCAATAAGGTAGATATTAAGAATGCGAAACAAGCCGTGCAAATGTTCGGTCCAGCGCAATGCGGTGTTGCTGCAGCTGTAGCCGATAGCGTTAAGGAGGGTATTATTCCTATTGATGAAGCCAATGATTTATTTATTTGTGTTGGTGTTTTCATTCATTGGGATGCGGAAGATAATGCCAAAATTCAGGATTGGAATTATGAAGCCACTAAGCTTGCATTGAAGCGGGCCGTTTTAGGTGAGCCCCTGCCATCTGAAGTCATTGCACAAGAACAAGTGGTACATCATCCGCTTGCTGCACATGACTATAAAAAAGGTGGATTTTAGAAGGGCTGATTTAGTCTCGCTGCATGTGGAGACTGCTACGAATGGCAGAGAAACCGTTCGCAAAAACGTTTAGTTGTTTGAATAATGGTTATTAGCGAAAATAATAGCGGTACTTACTTTTATTGAGTTTATACTTTTTATATTAACTGTCTAAAATCTAGGGGTGACATATGTATAAGCAGATCCTTTGTCCCGTTGACGGAAGCGATACTTCGAACTGTGGTATGACAGAAGCTATTAATTTGGCTAAGGCAATTCAGGCAAAGGTCCGCTTTCTATACATAGTAGACACTTTTCATCCCATGCTTGACGGTATGGAGGTCGGTAATATGACTGAAATTATTGATGGATTACGTGAACATGGTAAAGCTATGCTGGCGCAAACGAAATTATCAGCTCTGGCTCAAGGAGTTGAAGCTGATACAGTGATACTGGAGAATGACCTTAACAGAGTATCAACGATTATCGTGACGCACGCTAAGGAATGCCATGCAGATTTAATTTTAATGGGCACCCATGGGCGACGAGGTTTAAGTCATTTACTTATGGGAAGTGATGCTGAGGCGGTGATACGCACCAGCCCAGTACCAGTACTCACTGTCCAACTGACTTAAAATCACCGCTCAGCATGTAAACAAATACCATTAATAAACTGCAAAAATTTGTATATATCAGGTATAGGCAGTTGTTACCGAGCGCCAGTTCGGTACTTATTTGCTTCTTCCCAGCCACTAGTTGCGTTTCCTGCGCTATAAGAATGTGCGCCAGTACCAGCTAGATGGCCGCCATCGACAATCAAGTATTCCTCACGAATTGGCCTCAATCCAAACCAGCATTCAAGAATTTCTCTGGTGCCAGCAGCATAGCGTGCCTGCGCACTTAGGCTGGTTCCAGAAACATGAGGCGTCATGCCATGGTAAGGCATAGTACGCCAAGGATGGTCTTGAGGTGCTGGTTGTGGAAACCAGACATCGCCAGCGTAGCCTGCCAGATGTCCATTTTCTAGTGCTCGTGCAACCGCATCTTTGTCGCAAATTTTGCCACGTGCAGTATTAATAAGATAAGCGCCACGCTTCATCTTGGCAATCAACTTGTCATCGAACATGTGCTCAGTTTCGGGGTGTAGGGGGCAGTTAATCGTTACCACATCACACACCTTAACCATAGATTCAACATTAGGGTGAAAGGTAAGATTGAGCTCCTTTTCAACATCAGGAGACAGGCGATATCTGTCTGTATAGTGCAGCTTCACATCAAATGCTTTTAGCCGCCTAAGAACTGCTAGACCGATGCGCCCAGCTGCAACCGTACCGACATTCATGCCTTCTAGGTCGTAGGAACGTTCCACGCAGTCAGCGATGTTCCAGCCACCTTTTACCACCCATTGGTATGAAGGTATATAGTTGCGCACCAGACTTAAAATCATCATCACCACATGCTCTGAGACACTGATACTATTACTGTAACTAACCTCAGCCACAGTTACGCCATGCCGCATCGCGGCTTCTAGGTCGATATGATCGGAACCGATTCCCGCAGTAATTGCAAGTTCAAGTTTTTTTGCCTTCTTAAAACGCTCTTCTGTCAGGTAGGCTGGCCAGAAAGGCTGTGAAATAACAATACTAGCGTCGGGTAGTTCTTTTTCAAATGTAGAGTTGGCGCCATCTTTATCTGAGGTCACAACCAGTTTGTGACCTAGTGATTCTAGAAATTTTCGTAATCCCAGTTCGCCAGATACGCTACCTAATAACTGCCCTGGTTTAAAATCTATAGATTTCGGAGTGGGTAGCGTCTGGCCACCGGGATAGGACTTAATTGTGGGAACACCATCACGTGCATAAGATTTTGGGTAGCCGGTGACGGGGTCATCGTAGAGTACACAGAGTACTTTGGACATTTTAGTCTCCTTTGCTTAATTGCGTATCAGGCAGTTTTTCATGGCAAAGTACCAATCTGTCGCTTAGCAAACTCAACAAGCTCTGTAGTACAGACTGGCGTGAAATCTCGGGATGGGAAAACAAAATAACCCACTTATTGAGCGCCCACTCAGAAAGACGAATGACTTCCGCAGTGGTTTGCGCTTCGAAATCGGGTACAGTTGCGTTTAACTCTAAATGTACAGACGCAGTATCGACCGAAATTATGCTCATGACAAATCTCCTTGCATGAATACAACGGCAGCGCATCAAAAATCAGTAAACGCTTTGTGCACTGCACATTGTTTACTTACAATTATTAGTCAAAACATTAGAGATAAAGTTCGCCAAATGAATTAGTGCTTTTTTAAAATTAACGTTAAATAAAGACACAGCTTCTTTGAAGTATTTACAGTACCAAGTAACCTAAAATTTCTAGCCTAGTGATGGTTTTGATTCATTTTTAGACTATTAACAAATATTCATTCGATCAATATAAGCTACTATTAGTTAATGCTTTTCTAGGGATAGCTGTGATGAGAGCTCATACTTTAAGTTTAAAACGAGATCAGTCTCGAAATGAAGAGTTTGCTAATAGCCTTAGTCACGGCATAGGCTTAATAGCAGCAATAGTTGGGGCGCCTTTTCTAATAATTCATGCAATACAACATGGAGATGGTCAGTTTATAGTAGGAGTCTCAGTATTTTCATTAACGACCATACTTCTTTACTTAGCCTCGACGGTCTACCATATTCTACCCAACAGTAAAATCAAGCGTATATTTAACGTTATAGACCATTCCATTATTTTTCTGCTTATTGCGGGAACATATACGCCATTTACATTGGGTGTATTACGTGGGGCATGGGGATGGGCGCTTT is drawn from Methylotenera versatilis 301 and contains these coding sequences:
- the acpP gene encoding acyl carrier protein, with translation MSDIEQRVKKIVTEQLGANEADVKNSSSFVDDLGADSLDTVELVMALEEEFDCEIPDEEAEKITTVQLAIDYINTNLK
- a CDS encoding alkyl hydroperoxide reductase encodes the protein MSIISVDTASVHLELNATVPDFEAQTTAEVIRLSEWALNKWVILFSHPEISRQSVLQSLLSLLSDRLVLCHEKLPDTQLSKGD
- a CDS encoding universal stress protein; this encodes MYKQILCPVDGSDTSNCGMTEAINLAKAIQAKVRFLYIVDTFHPMLDGMEVGNMTEIIDGLREHGKAMLAQTKLSALAQGVEADTVILENDLNRVSTIIVTHAKECHADLILMGTHGRRGLSHLLMGSDAEAVIRTSPVPVLTVQLT
- the tmk gene encoding dTMP kinase — its product is MNKGCMIVCDGGNGAGKSTVLRAIEEHLKTKQYDYVMTREPGGTVIGEKIREVLLCSDTPEMCDVTELMLFAAARAQHVREKIIPSINAGKVVVSDRFDSATYSFQHYGRGLSLALIQQLNNIALDGFKADVTIVLDIDPVKGLERVISRGSDLDRMEMANIEFLHKARNGYLEQAKADPERFAVIDASQSLDVVISDAVKVVERVIARKLG
- the fae gene encoding formaldehyde-activating enzyme; this translates as MKTSTINKVCVGEALVGSGNEVAHVDLIIGPRGSGAETAFCIALTNQKRGDNSLLSVVAPNLMTKPPTVMFNKVDIKNAKQAVQMFGPAQCGVAAAVADSVKEGIIPIDEANDLFICVGVFIHWDAEDNAKIQDWNYEATKLALKRAVLGEPLPSEVIAQEQVVHHPLAAHDYKKGGF
- the fabF gene encoding beta-ketoacyl-ACP synthase II; translation: MSNVTNKRRVVVTGLGVVSPVGIGVKTAWDNIIAGKSGITQITKFDASAFSSTIAGEVKNFNAEDFISAKDARRMDTFIQFGLAAGIEAFKDSGLEVTEENAERIGVSIGSGIGGMQFIEDTDILYQESGPRKISPFFIPGTIINMISGNLSIMFGLKGPNVAIVTACTTGTHSIGDASRMIEYGDADVMIAGGAEAAITRLSVGGFAASRALSTRNDDPATASRPWDKDRDGFVIGEGAGVLVLEEYEHAKARGARIYAELSGYGMSADAYHMTAPNMDGPRRSMRNAMNNAGIDPSEVQFINAHGTSTPLGDSNETNAIKAAFGDHAKSLVVNSTKSMTGHLLGGAGGLESVFTVLSIYNQVSPPTINIFNQDPECDLDYCANTARDMKITYALKNNFGFGGTNGSLVFKKV
- the mltG gene encoding endolytic transglycosylase MltG, whose product is MIKRIKRWLFLSLLVTAALAGWLAYYAVSSLKLQPNSQEITIQPKSGLKSIANQLVQQGVLTEPWRFIIIAKALHKESYLQAGDYTLNRNVTPYQLLLSLNHGKATQGSVTFIEGRTFAQMRNKLEKNDAVKQTITVLSESEILRKIGSEYTVAEGLFFPDTYYFDRNTADTVMLQRSYDAMKSKLDDAWSKRAAGLPYKNSYQALIMASIVEKETGKASERPMIAGVFINRMRIGMRLQTDPTVIYGMGAQYNGNIRKKDLMTDTPYNTYTRNGLPPTPIAMPGLASIEAALHPASTKALYFVGKGDGSHAFSNSLEEHNRAVVKYQLKK
- the fabG gene encoding 3-oxoacyl-ACP reductase FabG; the protein is MLTGQIALITGASRGIGAAIAQALGEQGAIVIGTATSENGAASISSTFASANIKGEGMALNVNDAAQVATTLKTISEKYGDVSILVNNAGITRDTLLMRMKDDDWDDVLSTNLTSVFRMSQAVLRPMMKARTGRIISISSVVGHMGNAGQTNYAAAKAGMTGFTKSLAAEVGSRGITVNCVAPGFIDTDMTAELPEEVTAKMLARIPAGRLGNVKEIAATVAFLASPNAAYITGETIHVNGGMLMV
- the fabD gene encoding ACP S-malonyltransferase, whose protein sequence is MNKFAFLFPGQGSQSVGMMNGFGESAIIRDTFTEASDVLGLDFWSMATEPNEAINETTNTQPIMLIAGIATWRVWQASIDKLPSVLAGHSLGEYTALVASGALSFADALPLVRYRAKVMQSAVPAGVGAMAAILGLDDAVVREVCAEAAQNEVLEAVNFNSPGQVVIAGNKAAVERGMELAKAKGAKRALPLPVSVPSHCALMKPAAVKLAEYLKNVTVNAPQISVIQNADVASYQDAEKIKDALVRQLYSPVRWVETVQAIHAQGITQAAECGPGKVLAGLTKRIVAELSCVALTNNETLNEFQSQL
- a CDS encoding NAD-dependent formate dehydrogenase, giving the protein MSKVLCVLYDDPVTGYPKSYARDGVPTIKSYPGGQTLPTPKSIDFKPGQLLGSVSGELGLRKFLESLGHKLVVTSDKDGANSTFEKELPDASIVISQPFWPAYLTEERFKKAKKLELAITAGIGSDHIDLEAAMRHGVTVAEVSYSNSISVSEHVVMMILSLVRNYIPSYQWVVKGGWNIADCVERSYDLEGMNVGTVAAGRIGLAVLRRLKAFDVKLHYTDRYRLSPDVEKELNLTFHPNVESMVKVCDVVTINCPLHPETEHMFDDKLIAKMKRGAYLINTARGKICDKDAVARALENGHLAGYAGDVWFPQPAPQDHPWRTMPYHGMTPHVSGTSLSAQARYAAGTREILECWFGLRPIREEYLIVDGGHLAGTGAHSYSAGNATSGWEEANKYRTGAR
- a CDS encoding beta-ketoacyl-ACP synthase III → MTNSRIAGTGSYLPKKILTNADLESMVDTTDEWIFSRTGIRERHIVADDEFTSDLALHASRNAIEAAGIQAGDIDLIIVATTTPDKIFPSTAVILQNKLGIAGCPAFDIQAVCSGFVYAIATADNFIKSGAAKCALVIGAEAFSRIVDWTNRGNCILWGDGAGAVILQASEEQGIISTHLHADGNYEKMLHVPRSEDPNGRDTVVMEGNGVFKVAVNTLDAIVDETLEANGMQKSDIDWLVPHQANIRILQATAKKLDMSMDNVVVTVDKHGNTSAASIPLALDTAVRDGRIKRGETILMEAFGGGFTWGSALIKY
- the trhA gene encoding PAQR family membrane homeostasis protein TrhA — protein: MRAHTLSLKRDQSRNEEFANSLSHGIGLIAAIVGAPFLIIHAIQHGDGQFIVGVSVFSLTTILLYLASTVYHILPNSKIKRIFNVIDHSIIFLLIAGTYTPFTLGVLRGAWGWALFGVIWGLASIGIILKALNKASHPILSNGLYLLMGWIVVIAIEPLITRMPTAGLLWLLAGGLFYTVGIIFYIFDSRLKYGHLIWHVFVMGGTVCHYFAILWYAQ
- the pabC gene encoding aminodeoxychorismate lyase codes for the protein MNHKNTYLINGDFTQRISPLDRGFAYGDGVFRTLLMRNGQPDSWPLHYQKLVADCAAIGIVCPSAELLISDMQQLFSVTENQPEVAKIIITRGEGARGYAPPAITNPTRVVIKSAMPKYAPDIFVKGVDLHQCETRLPEQNKLAGIKHLNRLENVLARMEWNDENLFDGLMLDQQSNVIECTMSNIFARFDEVLITPDLSSCGVAGITRQRIIWLASMLSLKVEIKPLPFTKMALADEVIICNSLYGALAVSKVGHKKFPVQNLAKNLRDALKV